CACGACACCGCCCACTGCCGCAACGGCCGCATCCTCTATGACGAAGCCGACGCGGCCGCCAAACGCAGCACGGCGCCCTTTTTCATGATGGTCTATCGCCAGGAAGGCGACGGGATCAATTACGTGACGGTGCGCAACGTCTATATGCCGGCGGTGATCAACGGCCGCCGCTGGGGCGATGTCGAGGTGGCTTACCAGCTGTAAAGTTGGTTTTGATCTTATGTATCACGCCAACCCGCGCGCCAGAGATACAATCGCAAGGTGCGCATCGCAGATTCGATTTCAAGGATACTCGTGTGCCACTCGCCCAAGGGCATTATAATGCGGTTTGAGCCAAAAGGGTGAGTCAGCGACCGGATGCGATGCCGTAATCGTAGATCGATGACGCAATCATTCGCGCCGCGAAAGCTACGCTTGTCAAACTTGAATTGCTCGATTTCGCTCCAAGGAATTTCAAGAGGACAGATGTTGCGGTTGAGGGTCAATCCCGAAGGTGCGATGCGAATGTCAAAGCCTTGCGAACTTCCCCATCCTCGACAGAGGTGTGACCACCCGCTGATGAAACCGATCAAGGCAAACACACTGCAAAGGAATTTGAACGCGATTTCGATCCACACGGAACCTGAACTGGGAAGAAGGGGCGCAGCGGCAAACAGCGCGCTTAGCGCGATATTGCGCCAACCGAGGAAGACTTCTTTCTCGCGCGAGAAAACGGACAGCTCGACAATTTCGTCAACGGCCGCAGCCGTCATCTTTAGCCGCCCTGCCGCCGCGCCATGAAGGCGAGCTTTTCGAACAACATCACATCCTGCTCGTTCTTGAGCAGCGCGCCGTGGAGCGGCGGGATCGCTTTGCCGACGTCTCGGTTCTGTAGCACTTCGAGCGGCATGTCCTCGTTGAGGAGCAGCTTCAGCCAGTCGATCAGCTCGCTGGTCGAGGGTTTCTTCTTGAGCCCCGGAACTTCGCGGACTTCGTAGAAGATGTCCATCGCGCGGCTGACCAGCGTCTTCTGGATGCCGGGGAAATGGACCTCGACGATCTCCGCCATCGTGTCGCGATCGGGGAATTTGATATAGTGGAAGAAGCAGCGGCGCAGGAAGGCGTCGGGCAGTTCCTTTTCGTTGTTCGAGGTGATGACGACGATCGGGCGTTCCTTGGCGACGATCGTCTGGTCGGTCTCGTAGACGTGGAAGGCCATGCGATCGAGTTCCTGGAGCAGGTCGTTCGGGAATTCGATGTCAGCCTTGTCGATCTCGTCGATCAGCAGCACGGGCAGCTTGGGCGAGGTGAAGGCCTCCCACAATTTGCCCTTCCGGATATAGTTGCGGATGTCGTGGACGCGCTCTTCGCCGAGCTGGCCGTCGCGCAGGCGCGCGACCGCGTCATATTCGTAGAGGCCCTGCTGCGCCTTGGTCGTCGACTTGATGTTCCAGGTGATTAGCGGGGCATCGAAGGCTTTCGCGATTTCCTCGGCGAGCACGGTCTTGCCGGTGCCAGGTTCGCCTTTCACGAGCAAAGGGCGGCGCAGCAAGGTCGCGGCGTTGACGGCGACCTTCAGGTCGTCGGTGGCGATATAGGCGCTGGTTCCTTCGAAGCGCATGGGCGGAGAGCCTTTCCCTTAACGTGAACGTCAATCAGGGCGGGCATAGCGAGGGAGGATGGGCGGTGCAAGTAAACAGGCGTTGCCGCCCGCCGCGGCGTCGGCTCAGGCGTCGTGCCGGCTGGCGGCGCGGGCGGCGAGCAGGTCCCAGAGGCCGCTATGCTGGGTAATCAGTTGCTGGGCGCCGAAAACCATGGCGCGCTCGACCGCGGGGCTGTCGGCGATCGTCGCGGCGAGCCGGGCGGTGTCGCGCAGGTCGGGCAGGGTGCAGCGCGGCGAGTTCATGTCGAGCCGCTGCGCGCTGATGTCGAGCAGGACGCGGATCGTCCGCCAGTCGAGCGTCAGCGCGATCGCGGCGCCCACCGCGCAGCCGTGCCGGTCGGATTCAGCGAGCATGTCGAGCGCCTTGCACTGCGCGCTGACCGCGGACTCGCTCTGTGCCTGTCCCTGCGTGCTCGGCACCGGGCCGACGGCGGCGGCGATCTTCGACAGGAAGGCACGTTCCTGTGCGAAGGCATCGGCGGCTTCGTCCATCCACTGGCGCGAGGCAGGGTCGACCGCCTTGCGCGCGGCGTGATCGATGACGCCGGGATAGCGGCCGTGGAGGAGGCAGAGGAAATGGACGGCGTCGGCGAGGTTTCGCATCGCGTCCGGGCCGCTCGACAGCGCGCCCGAGCGGACATGCGGATGCGCACCGGTGCCCTCGCTCGCGACGAGCGAATCGAGCATTTCGGCGACATCGCGTGGCGGCAGCTTGGGCTGGGTCGACTGGCTCAACGCTTGATCCTCGCATGCGGCGCGGGTGATGAACCCGCCCCCTTCTGGAATTCCGGCGATGAGTCTTAGGGCAACGTCGTA
The Sphingopyxis macrogoltabida genome window above contains:
- a CDS encoding DUF6975 family protein; this encodes MSQSTQPKLPPRDVAEMLDSLVASEGTGAHPHVRSGALSSGPDAMRNLADAVHFLCLLHGRYPGVIDHAARKAVDPASRQWMDEAADAFAQERAFLSKIAAAVGPVPSTQGQAQSESAVSAQCKALDMLAESDRHGCAVGAAIALTLDWRTIRVLLDISAQRLDMNSPRCTLPDLRDTARLAATIADSPAVERAMVFGAQQLITQHSGLWDLLAARAASRHDA
- a CDS encoding AAA family ATPase, translating into MRFEGTSAYIATDDLKVAVNAATLLRRPLLVKGEPGTGKTVLAEEIAKAFDAPLITWNIKSTTKAQQGLYEYDAVARLRDGQLGEERVHDIRNYIRKGKLWEAFTSPKLPVLLIDEIDKADIEFPNDLLQELDRMAFHVYETDQTIVAKERPIVVITSNNEKELPDAFLRRCFFHYIKFPDRDTMAEIVEVHFPGIQKTLVSRAMDIFYEVREVPGLKKKPSTSELIDWLKLLLNEDMPLEVLQNRDVGKAIPPLHGALLKNEQDVMLFEKLAFMARRQGG